One Pseudomonas muyukensis DNA segment encodes these proteins:
- the hisN gene encoding histidinol-phosphatase produces MSLSAAQIGELRAFAEQLADAAAHAIQPYFRASLEVEDKGGRLYDPVTVADKAAEDAMRTLIQARYPQHGILGEEQGTLAGSSPLHWVLDPIDGTRAFITGLPLWGTLIALNDGERPVIGVMNQPFTGERFIGTPDGAWRSGTPLKTRACAELATATLMCTTPDMFDTPARKAAFEQVAGQARLMRYGGDCYAYCMLASGFVDVIVEASLQPYDVQALMPIIEGAGGVITAWDGSSAQNGGCVVACGDPALHAQVVAMLRHAM; encoded by the coding sequence ATGTCCCTGAGCGCAGCACAGATTGGCGAATTGCGCGCCTTCGCCGAACAGCTGGCCGATGCCGCTGCCCACGCGATCCAGCCGTACTTTCGCGCAAGCCTTGAGGTCGAGGACAAGGGCGGGCGCCTGTACGACCCGGTCACCGTGGCTGACAAGGCCGCCGAGGACGCCATGCGCACGCTAATCCAGGCACGCTACCCGCAGCACGGCATCCTGGGCGAGGAGCAAGGGACGCTAGCGGGCAGCAGCCCGCTGCATTGGGTACTCGACCCCATCGACGGCACCCGTGCCTTCATCACCGGCCTGCCATTGTGGGGCACGCTGATCGCCCTCAACGACGGCGAGCGCCCGGTCATCGGCGTGATGAACCAACCGTTCACCGGCGAGCGCTTCATCGGTACGCCCGACGGCGCCTGGCGCAGCGGCACGCCACTGAAGACCCGGGCCTGCGCTGAGCTGGCCACTGCCACACTGATGTGCACCACCCCGGACATGTTCGACACCCCGGCGCGCAAGGCGGCCTTCGAACAGGTGGCCGGCCAGGCCCGGCTGATGCGCTACGGTGGCGACTGCTATGCCTACTGCATGCTGGCCTCGGGGTTCGTCGACGTGATCGTCGAAGCCAGCCTGCAACCCTACGATGTGCAGGCACTGATGCCGATCATCGAAGGGGCGGGCGGGGTGATCACGGCCTGGGATGGCAGCAGCGCGCAGAACGGCGGTTGCGTGGTGGCGTGCGGTGACCCGGCGCTGCATGCGCAGGTGGTGGCGATGCTGCGTCACGCCATGTGA
- a CDS encoding helix-turn-helix transcriptional regulator yields MNSHLLFPQIGKVIASTGSRHFPRHLHDLIHTHLTIDATHIRQLRVAPACSAHADATLLSETVFTAGEPSDAFDDPARLHLARRKDGYHYEITVLRADPRYGFSAIERSRLEDISPLLLPMLEKHISALQPPAPQPSEPESLEQRFVERLRQTGIPLSEREMQVCRGLLAGHTAPQQAERLQLKVNTVESYLRRAAIKLGIGGRHSLMRWMYGEG; encoded by the coding sequence ATGAATTCGCACCTGCTGTTTCCGCAGATCGGCAAAGTCATTGCCAGCACCGGCAGCCGCCACTTCCCCCGGCACCTGCACGACTTGATCCACACCCACCTGACCATCGACGCCACCCATATCCGCCAATTGCGGGTGGCGCCTGCCTGTTCCGCCCATGCCGACGCCACCCTGCTCAGCGAGACGGTGTTCACCGCCGGCGAGCCGAGCGACGCCTTCGATGACCCGGCACGCCTGCACCTGGCGCGGCGCAAGGATGGCTACCACTACGAAATCACCGTGCTGCGCGCCGACCCGCGTTACGGCTTCTCCGCCATCGAGCGCAGCCGGCTGGAGGATATCTCGCCGTTGTTGTTGCCCATGCTGGAAAAACACATCAGCGCCTTGCAGCCGCCCGCGCCGCAACCCAGCGAACCCGAGAGCCTCGAGCAACGCTTCGTCGAGCGCCTGCGCCAGACCGGCATCCCCCTGTCGGAGCGCGAAATGCAGGTGTGCCGAGGGCTGCTGGCCGGGCATACGGCACCGCAGCAGGCCGAACGCCTGCAGTTGAAGGTCAATACCGTGGAGAGCTACCTGCGCCGCGCGGCGATCAAACTGGGGATCGGCGGGCGCCATTCGTTGATGCGCTGGATGTACGGCGAAGGCTGA
- a CDS encoding YncE family protein, with amino-acid sequence MPYPHRKTLLPLALASALLAGAPLAYADDILLVGNKADASVSALDTRNGQELLRLPVGSGPHEVVVSGNGLLAAVGNYGAQGTANNSLSVIDWPSRTVVRTIDLGQDSRPHGIRFLPDSQRVVVTTEDSERLLIVDLAQGKVLDRIEVGGGKPHMVALSPGADRAYVTHVEGGSLSVVDLLHKKKIAEIPTGQGSEGVAVTPTGTQVWVSNRAGDDVAIVDTQRLEVTDRIRTGVFPIRIAMTPDGKYALVTCAKSAELAVIDVVAKKEIKRIGLARAGAEYRRTQLGEEALPIGAVVSPDGKRVYVAISGGDEVAVIDTANWSEKARWKAGPEPDALAIVIQPKEKS; translated from the coding sequence ATGCCCTACCCTCATCGCAAAACCCTGCTCCCGCTGGCCCTGGCCAGCGCCCTGCTGGCCGGCGCGCCATTGGCCTACGCCGACGACATCCTGCTGGTCGGCAACAAGGCCGATGCCAGCGTCTCGGCCCTGGACACCCGCAACGGCCAGGAACTGCTCCGCCTGCCGGTCGGCAGCGGCCCCCACGAAGTGGTGGTCAGCGGCAACGGCCTGCTGGCGGCGGTCGGCAACTACGGCGCGCAAGGCACCGCCAACAACAGCCTGAGCGTGATCGACTGGCCCAGCCGCACGGTGGTGCGCACCATCGACCTGGGCCAGGACTCGCGCCCCCACGGCATCCGTTTCCTGCCCGACAGCCAGCGGGTGGTGGTCACCACCGAGGACAGCGAGCGCCTGCTGATCGTCGATCTTGCCCAGGGCAAGGTGCTCGACCGGATCGAGGTCGGCGGCGGCAAGCCACACATGGTCGCGCTGTCACCCGGTGCCGACCGCGCCTATGTCACCCATGTCGAGGGCGGCAGCCTGTCGGTGGTCGACCTGCTGCACAAGAAGAAGATCGCCGAGATCCCCACCGGCCAGGGCAGCGAAGGCGTGGCGGTGACGCCCACCGGCACCCAGGTGTGGGTCAGCAACCGCGCCGGCGATGATGTGGCGATCGTCGACACCCAGCGCCTGGAAGTCACCGACCGCATTCGCACCGGGGTGTTTCCGATCCGCATCGCCATGACCCCGGACGGCAAGTACGCCCTGGTCACCTGCGCCAAGTCGGCGGAGCTGGCGGTGATCGATGTGGTCGCCAAGAAAGAGATCAAGCGCATCGGCCTGGCTCGCGCAGGCGCCGAATACCGGCGTACGCAATTGGGCGAGGAAGCGCTGCCGATCGGCGCGGTGGTGTCGCCGGACGGCAAGCGGGTCTACGTGGCGATCAGCGGCGGCGACGAAGTGGCGGTGATCGATACCGCCAACTGGAGCGAAAAGGCCCGTTGGAAAGCCGGCCCCGAGCCCGATGCCCTGGCGATCGTTATCCAGCCGAAGGAAAAGAGCTGA
- a CDS encoding protein phosphatase 2C domain-containing protein produces MHFDLIQTLSLAGKPDVANDDRIGCADRHAWVIDGATDLGQPGLLGARGGAAWLSGTAQRAFAGASGSLENICTGVFEQIAQAYQHDRQREPVALWELPRAAFAAVALEGNQLVCAHLADCVVLHRSAEGVRFLTPDPDHKAERAEAAALGPGTGAHGVRTEAVELDRRASRERARAVLGVDAAQSVQDTRYERVPAAPGDDVVLMSDGFAALFDTYQVCDPAAFIRRLHSHGLADLGHTLRTIEHLDDVCLRYPRFKMSDDASAIWLRIAGPLPANQAPR; encoded by the coding sequence ATGCATTTCGACCTGATCCAGACCCTGAGCCTGGCCGGCAAACCCGACGTTGCCAACGACGACCGCATCGGCTGCGCCGATCGCCACGCCTGGGTGATCGACGGCGCCACCGACCTTGGCCAACCCGGCCTGCTCGGGGCTCGTGGCGGCGCGGCCTGGCTTTCGGGCACCGCGCAGCGGGCCTTTGCTGGGGCATCAGGCAGCTTGGAGAACATCTGCACCGGCGTGTTCGAGCAGATCGCCCAGGCCTACCAGCACGATCGCCAACGCGAACCCGTGGCCCTCTGGGAATTGCCGCGCGCGGCTTTCGCCGCCGTGGCACTGGAGGGCAACCAACTGGTCTGCGCGCACCTGGCCGATTGCGTGGTCCTGCATCGCAGCGCCGAGGGTGTGCGCTTCCTGACTCCCGATCCCGACCACAAGGCCGAACGTGCCGAAGCCGCCGCCCTGGGCCCTGGCACCGGCGCCCACGGCGTGCGCACCGAGGCCGTGGAGCTCGACCGCCGCGCCTCCCGCGAGCGCGCCCGGGCGGTGCTGGGGGTCGATGCGGCGCAGTCCGTGCAAGACACGCGGTACGAGCGCGTTCCAGCAGCACCTGGGGACGATGTGGTGTTGATGAGCGACGGCTTCGCCGCGCTGTTCGACACCTATCAGGTCTGTGACCCCGCCGCTTTCATCAGACGCTTGCACAGCCACGGGCTTGCCGATCTGGGCCATACCCTGCGCACGATCGAGCACCTGGATGATGTCTGCCTGCGCTATCCACGCTTCAAGATGAGCGACGACGCCTCGGCGATCTGGCTGCGCATCGCCGGGCCACTGCCGGCGAACCAGGCCCCGCGCTAG
- a CDS encoding VOC family protein has translation MTPKNLICLWYDNDAEAAATFYANTFPDSRVTALHKAPGDYPSGKEGDVITVEFTVMGIPCLGLNGGDTFRHSEAFSFQVATDSQEETDRYWSAIVDNGGQASVCGWCKDKWGLSWQISPRLLTQAVAGSDRAAAKRAWEAMMNMGKIDIAAIERAIKG, from the coding sequence ATGACCCCCAAGAACCTGATCTGCCTGTGGTACGACAACGACGCCGAAGCCGCCGCCACCTTCTACGCCAACACCTTCCCCGACAGCCGGGTGACTGCGCTGCACAAGGCCCCGGGGGATTACCCCAGCGGCAAGGAAGGCGACGTGATCACCGTCGAGTTCACCGTGATGGGCATACCCTGCCTCGGCCTCAACGGTGGCGACACTTTTCGCCACAGCGAGGCGTTTTCGTTCCAGGTAGCGACCGACTCCCAGGAGGAAACCGACCGCTACTGGAGCGCCATCGTCGACAACGGCGGCCAAGCCAGCGTCTGCGGCTGGTGCAAGGACAAGTGGGGGCTGTCGTGGCAGATCAGCCCGCGCCTCCTCACCCAGGCCGTGGCCGGCAGCGATCGGGCCGCGGCCAAACGCGCCTGGGAAGCGATGATGAACATGGGCAAGATCGACATCGCCGCCATCGAGAGGGCGATCAAGGGCTGA
- a CDS encoding transposase, with translation MGFRNVPAEEKAEAVRLVVEMNYSVPKACEQMGVGPTALRRWVRAWRKEHEGATQTTRPQDQELIDSLKARLELLEAENDVLKKQLPSHLRALFCRRK, from the coding sequence ATGGGTTTTCGTAACGTTCCTGCTGAAGAAAAGGCCGAAGCTGTTCGCTTGGTCGTGGAAATGAACTACTCCGTGCCCAAGGCATGTGAGCAGATGGGAGTGGGGCCCACAGCCCTGCGACGCTGGGTTCGAGCATGGCGCAAGGAGCATGAAGGAGCCACGCAAACGACTCGGCCTCAAGACCAGGAACTCATTGATTCACTGAAGGCCAGACTAGAGCTGCTGGAGGCCGAGAACGACGTTCTAAAAAAGCAGTTGCCCTCTCATCTGAGGGCACTGTTCTGCCGAAGAAAGTGA
- a CDS encoding OprD family porin, with the protein MTDKSILSLATLVALAGFGPGAWADPAQAEGFIEGSRLSLLNRNFYFNRDHRDGPAPTYNSGKAGDNGYSEAWAHALISRFESGFTQGTVGVGVDAFAMLGLKLDSGGGRNGGRSSFDVLPVDRDGRARDEYTKLGGAAKVRLFDTLVRVGDVFPLNPVVAAGDSRLLPESFRGLTVENTSLRGLTLQAGRLHAMSQPMSSDLRDNFVTFYGGPVDAPWIAYGGGDYALNEHVSVSLFGSRLKDVWNQYYAGTSITWPLGDELALLGGFNFYNAKDEGRQRLGQFDNDIWSARLGVRYGAHTLALSHQRNNGDDDFDYLRQSDSIFLDNSIQYSDFNSPKERSWMLRYDLNLAAYGVPGLSLMTRYGRGSDADYSNANAYYMRRDGNGAPLTGQQRWERDIEVKYVVQTGAAKDLSLRVRQATTRATAFESDLDEVRLIVEYPLSIL; encoded by the coding sequence ATGACCGACAAATCCATCCTTTCCCTGGCCACCCTGGTGGCCCTGGCCGGCTTCGGGCCTGGTGCCTGGGCCGATCCGGCGCAGGCCGAAGGCTTCATCGAAGGCAGCCGCCTGAGCCTGCTCAACCGCAATTTCTACTTCAACCGCGACCACCGCGACGGCCCGGCGCCGACCTACAACAGTGGCAAGGCTGGCGACAACGGTTATTCCGAAGCCTGGGCCCATGCGCTGATCAGCCGTTTCGAATCGGGCTTCACCCAGGGCACCGTGGGCGTTGGCGTGGATGCCTTCGCCATGCTGGGCCTGAAACTCGACAGCGGGGGCGGGCGCAACGGCGGGCGCAGTTCGTTCGACGTGCTGCCGGTGGACCGCGATGGCCGGGCCCGCGACGAATACACCAAGCTCGGTGGCGCGGCCAAGGTGCGCCTGTTCGACACGCTAGTGCGGGTGGGCGACGTGTTCCCGCTCAACCCGGTGGTGGCTGCCGGCGACTCGCGCCTGTTGCCCGAGAGTTTTCGCGGCTTGACCGTGGAAAACACCAGCCTGCGGGGCCTGACCCTGCAGGCCGGGCGCCTGCACGCGATGAGCCAGCCGATGTCCAGCGACTTGCGCGACAATTTCGTGACCTTCTACGGCGGCCCGGTGGACGCGCCATGGATCGCCTACGGCGGTGGCGACTACGCGCTCAATGAGCATGTCAGTGTCAGCCTGTTCGGCAGCCGCCTGAAGGATGTGTGGAACCAGTACTACGCCGGCACCAGCATCACCTGGCCGCTGGGCGACGAACTGGCGCTGCTGGGCGGTTTCAACTTCTACAACGCCAAGGACGAGGGGCGCCAGCGCCTGGGGCAGTTCGACAACGACATCTGGAGTGCCAGGCTGGGCGTGCGCTATGGCGCGCACACCTTGGCCCTGAGCCATCAGCGCAACAACGGCGACGACGACTTCGACTACCTGCGCCAGTCCGACTCGATCTTCCTCGACAACTCCATCCAGTACAGCGACTTCAACTCGCCCAAGGAGCGTTCGTGGATGCTGCGCTACGACCTGAACCTGGCCGCCTACGGCGTGCCGGGCCTGTCGTTGATGACCCGCTACGGGCGTGGCAGCGATGCCGACTACAGCAACGCCAACGCCTACTACATGCGCCGCGACGGCAACGGCGCCCCGCTCACCGGGCAGCAACGCTGGGAGCGCGATATCGAGGTCAAGTACGTGGTGCAGACCGGCGCGGCCAAGGACCTGTCGCTGCGGGTGCGTCAGGCCACCACCCGTGCCACGGCCTTCGAGTCGGACCTGGACGAGGTGCGGCTGATCGTCGAGTACCCGTTGTCGATTCTCTGA
- a CDS encoding AEC family transporter — translation MLHLLLTTLVPIILLIALGTWLQVRGFVAENFWPGAERLSYYVLLPSLFLHGLASANLDGVPVLGMVGVLMLSTLLGALLLLLYQGAASHDGADFTSVFQGGVRFNNYIGATLAAGLYGSAGIALAAVANAAIVPLVNLLCVLVFARFSARHSSPATVLRAIFANPLIVGCAGGLLLRVSGLGLPAGLEPTVKALGQAALPLGLLCVGAALGGARLGQQVKPLLAASLFKFLVMPLTTWGLCRLLGLGGQAAVVAVLFQALPTASSSYVMARQMGGNAPLMATIIALQTVLGAATLPLVLSLALG, via the coding sequence ATGCTCCACCTGCTGCTGACCACCCTGGTCCCGATCATCCTGCTCATCGCCCTGGGCACCTGGCTGCAGGTCCGCGGCTTTGTCGCCGAGAACTTCTGGCCTGGCGCCGAGCGCCTGAGCTACTACGTGCTGTTGCCCTCGCTGTTCCTGCATGGCCTGGCCAGCGCCAACCTCGACGGCGTGCCGGTGCTGGGCATGGTCGGCGTGCTGATGCTCTCGACCCTGCTCGGCGCCCTGTTGCTGCTGCTCTACCAGGGCGCGGCAAGCCATGACGGCGCCGATTTCACCTCGGTGTTCCAGGGCGGCGTGCGCTTCAACAACTATATCGGCGCCACCCTTGCCGCCGGCCTCTACGGCAGCGCCGGGATCGCCCTGGCGGCGGTGGCCAACGCCGCCATCGTGCCCCTGGTGAACCTGCTCTGCGTGCTGGTGTTCGCCCGTTTCAGCGCCCGCCACAGCTCGCCGGCCACGGTGCTCAGGGCAATCTTCGCCAATCCACTGATCGTCGGTTGCGCCGGCGGCCTGCTGCTGCGGGTGAGCGGCCTGGGGCTGCCAGCGGGGCTGGAGCCGACGGTCAAGGCCCTGGGCCAGGCCGCCTTGCCGCTGGGCTTGCTGTGTGTCGGCGCAGCCCTGGGTGGCGCGCGCCTGGGGCAACAGGTCAAGCCACTGCTGGCGGCCTCGCTGTTCAAGTTCCTGGTCATGCCGCTGACCACCTGGGGCCTGTGCCGCCTGCTCGGCCTGGGCGGCCAGGCGGCGGTGGTGGCGGTGCTGTTCCAGGCGCTGCCCACCGCCTCGTCTTCCTATGTGATGGCCCGCCAGATGGGCGGCAACGCGCCGCTGATGGCGACCATCATCGCTTTGCAGACCGTGCTTGGCGCCGCGACCCTGCCGTTGGTGCTGAGCCTGGCGCTGGGTTGA
- a CDS encoding ABC transporter substrate-binding protein: MKKVPTLLAGLLLAFGMASTDSAAAAEPNATLHFGAITWESGALTTEILRLIVEHGYGFSTDTLPGSTVSMEVALARNDLQVIAEEWAGRSPAWVKAEQAGQVFALGDTVKNAEEGWWVPAYVIKGDPARNLKPLAPDLRSVDDLKRYPEVFKDPEAPGKGRFLNSPSGWTSETVNSQKLKAYGLDGLYNNFRSGSGAALDAEITSAIRRGQPVLFYYWSPTPLMGRYQLVRLEEPPFDAAAWATLSDAANPQPQGSRSLPAKLSIGVSKAFRDNYPQLVAVFEKVDLPIATLNKALAHMNETRQKPREAAIAFLRDNPQVWKAWLPAENAAKVEAGL; this comes from the coding sequence ATGAAGAAAGTCCCCACCCTGCTGGCCGGCCTGCTGCTGGCCTTCGGCATGGCCAGCACCGACTCCGCCGCCGCCGCCGAGCCGAACGCCACCCTGCATTTCGGTGCCATCACCTGGGAAAGCGGCGCGCTGACCACCGAGATCCTGCGCCTGATCGTCGAGCACGGCTACGGCTTCAGCACCGACACCCTGCCCGGCAGCACGGTCAGCATGGAGGTGGCCCTGGCGCGCAACGACCTGCAGGTGATCGCCGAGGAATGGGCCGGGCGCAGCCCGGCCTGGGTCAAGGCCGAACAGGCCGGCCAGGTATTCGCCCTGGGCGACACGGTAAAAAACGCCGAGGAAGGCTGGTGGGTACCGGCCTACGTGATCAAGGGTGATCCTGCACGCAACCTGAAACCCCTGGCCCCGGACCTGCGTAGCGTCGATGACCTCAAGCGCTACCCCGAGGTGTTCAAGGACCCCGAAGCCCCCGGCAAGGGCCGTTTCCTCAACAGCCCCAGCGGCTGGACCTCCGAGACCGTCAACAGCCAGAAGCTCAAGGCCTATGGCCTGGACGGGCTGTACAACAACTTTCGCAGTGGCTCCGGCGCCGCCCTCGACGCCGAGATCACCTCGGCCATCCGTCGCGGCCAACCGGTGCTGTTCTATTACTGGAGCCCAACGCCGCTGATGGGCCGCTACCAGCTGGTTCGGCTTGAAGAGCCGCCGTTCGACGCCGCCGCCTGGGCCACCCTGAGCGATGCCGCCAACCCCCAGCCCCAGGGCAGCCGCTCACTGCCGGCCAAACTGTCCATCGGCGTGTCGAAGGCGTTTCGCGATAACTACCCGCAACTGGTTGCCGTGTTCGAGAAGGTCGACCTGCCCATCGCCACCCTGAACAAGGCCCTGGCCCACATGAACGAAACTCGGCAAAAACCCCGTGAAGCGGCTATCGCCTTCCTGCGCGACAACCCGCAGGTCTGGAAGGCCTGGCTGCCGGCCGAAAACGCGGCCAAGGTCGAGGCCGGCCTGTGA
- a CDS encoding ABC transporter permease yields the protein MSGSFPEALQFSFAPVVNRLVDWLVLHYGDHLRSLSDQLLQLLVGLENLLRALPWWLLLLLVGLLAWHASRSLARALGLTALLTLIGVLGLWDKLLQTLALVLVSTGLCVLLGVPLGIVLATRPLARRLLLPVLDVMQTLPAFVYLIPVLMLFGLGKVPAVFATLIYALPPLVRLTQLGLAQIDPSLLQAAHGLGAGRWQRLRRIALPLALPSIMAGLNQSVMMALSMVVVASMIGARGLGEDVLAGIQTLNVGQGVEAGLAIVALAMVIDRISQAYGQPRR from the coding sequence GTGAGCGGTAGCTTTCCCGAAGCCTTGCAGTTCTCGTTCGCGCCGGTGGTCAACCGCCTGGTCGATTGGCTGGTGCTGCATTACGGCGATCACCTGCGCAGCCTCTCCGATCAGTTGCTGCAGCTACTGGTGGGGCTGGAGAACCTGCTGCGCGCCCTGCCCTGGTGGTTGCTGTTGCTGCTGGTCGGCCTGCTCGCCTGGCACGCCAGCCGCAGCCTGGCCAGGGCCCTGGGGCTGACCGCGCTGCTGACGTTGATCGGCGTGCTGGGGCTGTGGGACAAGCTGTTGCAGACCCTGGCCCTGGTACTGGTGAGCACCGGCCTGTGCGTGCTGCTCGGCGTACCGTTGGGCATTGTCCTGGCCACCCGCCCGTTGGCCCGGCGCCTGCTGCTGCCGGTGCTCGACGTGATGCAGACGCTGCCGGCCTTCGTCTACCTGATCCCGGTGCTGATGCTGTTCGGCCTGGGCAAGGTGCCGGCGGTATTCGCCACCCTGATCTACGCCCTGCCGCCCCTGGTGCGCCTGACCCAGCTGGGCCTGGCACAGATCGACCCGTCACTGCTGCAGGCCGCCCATGGCCTGGGCGCCGGGCGCTGGCAGCGGCTGCGGCGCATCGCCCTGCCCCTGGCGCTGCCGAGCATCATGGCCGGGCTCAACCAGTCGGTGATGATGGCCCTGTCGATGGTGGTGGTGGCCTCGATGATCGGCGCCCGCGGGCTGGGTGAAGACGTGCTGGCCGGGATCCAGACCCTCAATGTCGGCCAGGGCGTCGAGGCGGGCCTGGCGATCGTCGCCCTGGCCATGGTCATCGACCGCATCAGCCAGGCCTACGGGCAGCCCAGGCGCTGA
- a CDS encoding pirin family protein, translating into MLQLRPFERLGHANHGWLDAHHHFSFAEYHDPARMHWGNLRVWNDDLIAAGAGFPPHPHRDMEIITYVREGAITHQDSLGNKGRTEAGDVQVMSAGSGIVHSEYNLEQVDTRIFQIWIIPENLGDAPSWGTRPFPKGERGEGFVTLASGRAGDEGNLRIRTDARLVAATLKAGESAEYAFDPGRRGYLVPAKGRVEINGLQAKARDGVAIEQESVLRVTALEDSEIVLVDVA; encoded by the coding sequence ATGCTGCAACTGCGACCCTTCGAACGGCTGGGCCATGCCAACCACGGCTGGCTCGACGCCCACCACCACTTCTCGTTCGCCGAATACCACGATCCGGCGCGCATGCACTGGGGCAACCTGCGGGTCTGGAACGATGACCTGATCGCTGCCGGTGCCGGCTTCCCGCCGCACCCGCACCGCGACATGGAAATCATCACCTACGTCCGCGAAGGCGCCATCACCCACCAGGACAGCCTGGGCAACAAAGGCCGCACCGAGGCCGGGGATGTGCAGGTAATGAGTGCCGGTAGCGGCATCGTGCACAGCGAGTACAACCTGGAGCAGGTCGATACGCGGATCTTCCAGATCTGGATCATCCCCGAGAACCTCGGCGATGCGCCGTCCTGGGGTACCCGGCCCTTCCCCAAGGGGGAGCGTGGTGAAGGTTTCGTGACCCTGGCCAGCGGCCGCGCGGGGGACGAAGGCAACCTGCGCATCCGTACCGATGCCCGCCTGGTGGCAGCTACCCTGAAGGCTGGGGAAAGCGCCGAATATGCCTTCGACCCAGGGCGCCGCGGCTACCTGGTGCCGGCCAAGGGCCGGGTCGAGATCAACGGCTTGCAGGCCAAGGCCCGCGATGGCGTGGCGATCGAGCAGGAAAGCGTGCTGCGAGTGACCGCGCTGGAAGACAGCGAGATCGTCCTGGTCGATGTCGCCTGA
- a CDS encoding LysR family transcriptional regulator codes for MSLKALRTLVTIARHGTFARAADLLSLTPSAVSLHIKTLEDELQVALFDRSRRQVVLTEAGQLAVARAEGILAAYDELADTLASGPALRGRLRIGAIHTVLARRLPRALVWIKAHHPQLHVSVVSGMSAELARRVEDGELDAAITTEPVSPYPQSLHYVPLFEDRFWAIASAELAGQSLPALLASQPFLRFDKRAWAGRQIEQELRRQRLQVSEQMELDSQEALARMAAMGLGVAIIPMSDDDLARLPAASVLPFGEPQLTRRMVLLEHEKSQRRHLSAVLKTALEA; via the coding sequence GTGTCCCTCAAAGCCCTGCGCACCCTGGTCACCATCGCCCGCCACGGCACCTTCGCCCGTGCCGCCGACCTGCTGAGCCTGACCCCGTCGGCCGTGAGCCTGCATATCAAGACCCTCGAGGACGAACTGCAGGTGGCCTTGTTCGACCGCAGCCGTCGGCAAGTGGTGCTCACCGAGGCCGGCCAGTTGGCCGTGGCTCGCGCCGAGGGGATTCTTGCCGCCTACGACGAACTGGCCGACACCCTGGCCAGCGGCCCGGCCCTGCGCGGCCGGCTGCGCATCGGTGCCATCCACACAGTGCTGGCCCGGCGCCTGCCGCGGGCGCTGGTGTGGATCAAGGCGCACCACCCGCAACTGCATGTCAGCGTGGTCTCCGGCATGTCGGCGGAGCTGGCGCGGCGGGTCGAGGATGGCGAGCTGGACGCGGCCATCACCACCGAGCCGGTCAGCCCCTATCCGCAGAGCCTGCACTACGTGCCCTTGTTCGAAGACCGCTTCTGGGCCATCGCCAGCGCCGAGCTGGCTGGGCAGAGCCTGCCCGCGTTGCTCGCCAGCCAGCCGTTCCTGCGCTTCGACAAGCGTGCCTGGGCCGGTCGGCAGATCGAGCAGGAGCTGCGCCGCCAGCGCCTGCAAGTCAGCGAGCAAATGGAACTGGACAGCCAGGAAGCGCTGGCGCGCATGGCCGCCATGGGCCTGGGGGTGGCGATCATCCCCATGAGCGACGACGACCTGGCCCGCCTGCCGGCAGCCAGCGTGCTGCCCTTCGGCGAGCCTCAACTGACCCGGCGCATGGTGCTGCTCGAACACGAGAAGAGCCAGCGCAGGCATTTGAGCGCGGTGCTGAAAACGGCGCTGGAGGCCTAG
- a CDS encoding GNAT family N-acetyltransferase yields MHDMPSHIDVRGLTPRRLQPHDESMICRQRQAMFHEAGGDPAQLRSMTEHFAPWLRPRLADGRYYGFALLDGQAVVAAIGLMDIDWPPHPAHPTQDRRGYVLNVYVEPSHRRRGLATALMRLAEAEFGRRGLGFAVLHATDVGRPVYAALGWAATAEMAKALHPAP; encoded by the coding sequence ATGCACGACATGCCTTCGCACATCGATGTTCGCGGCCTGACACCCCGCCGCCTGCAGCCCCACGATGAATCGATGATCTGCCGCCAACGCCAAGCCATGTTTCACGAAGCCGGTGGCGACCCTGCGCAACTGCGCAGCATGACCGAACATTTTGCCCCCTGGCTGCGACCGCGCCTGGCCGATGGCCGTTATTACGGTTTCGCCTTGCTCGATGGCCAGGCCGTCGTGGCAGCCATCGGCCTGATGGACATCGACTGGCCACCGCACCCGGCACACCCCACCCAGGATCGACGCGGCTATGTGCTGAATGTCTACGTCGAGCCCAGCCATCGCCGTCGAGGCCTGGCCACGGCGCTGATGCGCCTGGCCGAAGCCGAGTTCGGCCGGCGCGGGCTGGGGTTCGCCGTGCTGCATGCCACCGACGTCGGCCGGCCGGTGTACGCGGCGCTGGGCTGGGCGGCCACCGCGGAAATGGCCAAGGCCTTGCACCCGGCGCCCTGA